The Ammospiza nelsoni isolate bAmmNel1 chromosome 27, bAmmNel1.pri, whole genome shotgun sequence genome contains a region encoding:
- the GNA11 gene encoding guanine nucleotide-binding protein subunit alpha-11 → MTLESMMACCLSDEVKESKRINAEIEKQLRRDKRDARRELKLLLLGTGESGKSTFIKQMRIIHGSGYSEEDKKGFTKLVYQNIFTAMQSMIRAMETLKILYKYEQNKANAVLIREVDVEKVMTFEQPYVSAIKTLWNDPGIQECYDRRREYQLSDSAKYYLSDVDRIATPGYLPTQQDVLRVRVPTTGIIEYPFDLENIIFRMVDVGGQRSERRKWIHCFENVTSIMFLVALSEYDQVLVESDNENRMEESKALFRTIITYPWFQNSSVILFLNKKDLLEDKILYSHLVDYFPEFDGPQRDAQAAREFILKMFVDLNPDSDKIIYSHFTCATDTENIRFVFAAVKDTILQLNLKEYNLV, encoded by the exons ATGACTCTGGAGTCCATGATGGCCTGTTGCCTGAGCGACGAGGTGAAGGAGTCGAAGCGCATCAACGCCGAGATCGAGAAGCAGCTGCGGAGGGACAAGCGCGACGCTCGCCGCgagctgaagctgctgctgctgg GCACTGGGGAGAGTGGGAAGAGCACGTTCATTAAGCAAATGCGTATAATTCATGGCTCAGGCTACTCTGAAGAGGACAAAAAAGGCTTCACCAAGCTGGTGTACCAAAACATCTTCACTGCCATGCAGTCTATGATAAGAGCCATGGAAACCCTGAAGATTCTGTACAAATATGAACAGAACAAG GCCAATGCAGTGCTGATCAGAGAAGTGGATGTAGAAAAGGTCATGACATTTGAGCAGCCATATGTAAGTGCAATTAAAACATTGTGGAATGACCCTGGAATACAAGAGTGTTATGACAGGAGAAGAGAATATCAACTTTCTGACTCAGCTAAATA CTATCTCAGCGATGTGGATCGTATTGCCACCCCAGGATATCTACCAACTCAGCAAGATGTGCTACGGGTTAGAGTCCCTACAACCGGGATCATAGAGTACCCCTTTGACCTAGAGAACATTATCTTCAG AATGGTGGATGTTGGAGGTCAGAGATCAGAACGAAGGAAGTGGATCCATTGCTTTGAAAATGTGACTTCCATCATGTTTTTAGTAGCACTTAGTGAATATGACCAAGTTCTGGTGGAATCTGATAATGAG aacCGGATGGAAGAGAGTAAAGCTCTCTTTCGAACCATTATAACTTATCCATGGTTCCAAAACTCTTCTGTTATCCTCTTTCTCAACAAGAAAGATTTGTTGGAAGACAAGATCCTGTATTCCCACCTTGTTGACTATTTCCCAGAGTTTGATG GCCCACAGAGGGATGCCCAGGCAGCCCGTGAGTTCATCCTCAAGATGTTTGTGGATTTAAATCCCGACAGTGATAAAATCATCTATTCCCATTTCACATGTgccacagacacagaaaacatccgTTTCGTCTTTGCAGCTGTCAAGGACACCATCCTACAGCTCAACCTGAAGGAATACAACCTGGTTtga